One part of the Engraulis encrasicolus isolate BLACKSEA-1 chromosome 17, IST_EnEncr_1.0, whole genome shotgun sequence genome encodes these proteins:
- the bicral gene encoding BRD4-interacting chromatin-remodeling complex-associated protein-like isoform X1, whose amino-acid sequence MCVMDDEDDRRLLDIIGDVQALNDYLHGPNSKSIEEEDVTNAAYGNSGSFFTSGTGGSGAGIKDTITTTTNHLGAGGFSDGGESGGLQLSNSLAFIEDELGGGAPGAGGDADASPGDVDLGGGEDAPFDILQKSLLEADITEHTLAQEALLESQPPPAAASGVPATAATTAFAPQLVSGGFGGTGGGVAAAGSGLVAAAPQPQAFIQQVPQLNMPNGPAGHIQVLGSFNGNAGPMMAINSLIRPTGGAVTNANSPGQQQVFAPMPAGQVSGMPFKGCGTHIPVQNIIIQRGGLTAAGQPQALIRPIQPKPLQPGGGQTVYNIGNLGLQANVNATAGANAAYAATGSPQAAQQVKVVGQPGSIVVHSSLGQQGQHQQPQQQTQQANQFLLPNTLSLAPGSSVQGFQAVNGQLVDHQQQQQQQAGVVPSSSSIATTYAILPTHSGAVQLIAGGQSLSAGGATTGQLIVNQGVMATGMATATPTGSAAVGQMSPTMVAQVRQGGVGVAPKVWTTVSSAQSSPSPVGQVQVTPQTQTRLTLVSSSGQGGPPQARPQGAAQRLLVPVQQNAAGGTGGGVQELHFEMQAVPSGQDSGQKSQPQLVNLLGTKGGKIVTSIKQETPCLTGTQVNPQKRPAPQQLTRGGMVLQQLRDDHAGVSSSDPVPFSSVDDALHRLLPFHVFQGALPSQEEFDKVDEEFEAVASQVLKRTEAMVNKYRRLLMVEAERPSPSSEMVMIDRTFNQEERSNLTQDRRTVLVDPDGYLEDFCCTPRRPAPSATTHMDPYSPAGSPTALSPSGSYYGSHRGRGRGGKGGGEGGRGGGGGVHMEGLSHHTADSGYRTEYQPGFEDPGGGLVNQGHTGAAKNILELKKNQRCSNNNVISISTGYHQHQHQQSHPPHAHQHLHPHHPHYQVSSQASTLGPGQHSSAQLQVSDLGQSHGQVPPSEHSHQPLLESDSVLEAAVNSILEC is encoded by the exons GGTGGATCCGGTGCCGGCATCAaggacaccatcaccaccaccaccaaccacctgGGAGCCGGGGGCTTCAGCGATGGCGGCGAGTCGGGGGGGCTGCAGCTCTCCAACAGCCTGGCGTTCATCGAGGACGAGCTGGGGGGCGGCGCCCCGGGGGCCGGCGGGGACGCAGATGCCTCGCCCGGAGACGTGGACCTCGGGGGCGGCGAGGACGCACCCTTCGACATCCTCCAGAAATCGCTGCTGGAGGCGGACATCACGGAGCACACGCTGGCCCAGGAGGCCCTGTTGGAGTCCCAACCCCCCCCTGCTGCTGCCTCTGGAGTCCCAGCCACCGCCGCCACGACCGCCTTCGCCCCTCAGCTGGTCTCGGGGGGCTTCGGTGGGACCGGTGGAGGTGTGGCGGCGGCAGGGTCAGGGTTGGTAGCCGCAGCCCCTCAACCTCAGGCCTTCATCCAGCAAGTCCCCCAGCTCAACATGCCAAACGGCCCCGCGGGCCACATCCAAGTGCTGGGCTCGTTCAACGGCAACGCCGGTCCCATGATGGCCATCAACAGCCTCATCCGGCCCACGGGGGGCGCTGTGACGAACGCTAACAGCCCGGGCCAACAGCAGGTGTTTGCGCCCATGCCCGCCGGCCAGGTGTCCGGCATGCCGTTTAAAGGCTGCGGGACGCACATCCCCGTCCAGAACATTATCATCCAGAGAGGCGGGCTAACGGCGGCGGGGCAGCCCCAGGCGCTGATCAGGCCCATCCAGCCCAAGCCCCTTCAGCCCGGCGGGGGGCAGACTGTGTACAACATCGGCAACCTGGGCCTCCAGGCCAACGTCAACGCCACCGCGGGTGCCAACGCTGCCTACGCCGCCACCGGGTCACCGCAGGCGGCACAGCAGGTGAAGGTGGTCGGCCAGCCGGGCAGCATCGTGGTCCACTCAAGCCTCGGACAGCAAG GTCAACAtcagcagccccagcagcagaCCCAGCAGGCCAATCAGTTCCTGCTGCCCAACACCCTCTCCCTGGCCCCCGGCTCCTCCGTGCAGGGCTTCCAGGCCGTCAACGGGCAGCTTGTGgaccaccaacagcagcagcagcagcaggcgggtgtggtgccctcctcctcctccatcgccaCCACCTACGCCATCCTGCCCACCCACAGCGGCGCGGTGCAGCTGATCGCCGGGGGCCAGAGCTTATCGGCGGGCGGTGCCACGACCGGCCAGCTGATTGTCAACCAGGGGGTGATGGCGACAGGCATGGCGACCGCGACTCCGACGGGGTCGGCAGCGGTGGGGCAGATGTCTCCAACCATGGTGGCGCAAGTTCGACAAGGGGGTGTAGGAGTGGCGCCTAAAGTGTGGACGACGGTCAGTTCGGCACAGTCCAGCCCTTCACCTGTCGGGCAGGTGCAGGTGACCCCTCAGACTCAGACGCGGCTAACGCTGGTGAGCTCCTCGGGCCAGGGGGGCCCCCCCCAGGCCAGGCCACAGGGGGCGGCGCAGCGCCTACTAGTGCCTGTGCAGCAGAATGCAGCTGGGGGGACTGGTGGCGGAGTTCAGGAGTTGCATTTTGAAATGCAGGCTGTGCCTTCGGGTCAG GACTCTGGTCAGAAAAGTCAGCCTCAGTTGGTCAATCTACTTGGTACCAAAG GTGGGAAGATAGTGACCTCTATCAAGCAGGAGACTCCATGTCTGACCGGCACGCAA GTCAACCCACAGAAGAGGCCAGCCCCTCAGCAGCTCACAAGAGGAGGAAT GGTGCTGCAGCAGCTGAGGGACGACCACGCAGGAGTGTCCTCGTCAGACCCCGTCCCCTTCTCCTCTGTGGACGACGCGCTGCACAGGCTGCTGCCCTTCCACGTGTTCCAGGGGGCCCTGCCCAGCCAAGAGGAGTTCGATAAAG TGGACGAGGAGTTTGAGGCGGTGGCCTCCCAGGTTCTGAAGAGAACTGAAGCCATGGTGAACAAATATCGCCGCCTGCTGATGGTGGAGGCAGAG CGTCCAAGTCCTTCGTCAGAAATGGTAATGATCGACAGGACGTTTAATCAAGAGGAAAGGAGCAACTTGACGCAGGACAGAAGAACAGTCCTCGTAGACCCAG ATGGATACTTAGAGGATTTCTGTTGCACACCCAGGCGACCGGCCCCAAGCGCCACCACCCACATGGACCCATACAGTCCGGCGGGGTCCCCCACGGCCCTAAGCCCCAGTGGCAGCTACTACGGAAGTCACCGGGgtcgggggagaggaggaaagggaggaggagaaggaggaaggggaggaggaggaggagtacacaTGGAGGGTTTGAGCCACCACACTGCAGACTCTGGTTACAGGACAGAGTACCAGCCGGGTTTTGAGGACCCGGGTGGGGGGTTGGTGAACCAGGGCCACACGGGGGCCGCAAAGAACATTCTGGAACTGAAGAAGAACCAGAGGTGTAGCAACAACAATGTGATCAGCATCAGCACCGgttaccaccaacaccaacaccaacaatcGCACCCTCCTCACGCACACCAACACCTGCATCCACACCACCCCCACTACCAGGTCTCCTCTCAAGCCTCAACCCTAGGGCCCGGCCAGCACAGCTCTGCCCAGCTGCAGGTGTCCGACCTGGGCCAGAGCCACGGACAAGTCCCCCCCTCAGAGCACAGTCACCAGCCACTGTTGGAATCAGACTCTGTCTTGGAGGCTGCCGTGAATAGTATATTAGAATGTTAG
- the bicral gene encoding BRD4-interacting chromatin-remodeling complex-associated protein-like isoform X2, whose product MDDEDDRRLLDIIGDVQALNDYLHGPNSKSIEEEDVTNAAYGNSGSFFTSGTGGSGAGIKDTITTTTNHLGAGGFSDGGESGGLQLSNSLAFIEDELGGGAPGAGGDADASPGDVDLGGGEDAPFDILQKSLLEADITEHTLAQEALLESQPPPAAASGVPATAATTAFAPQLVSGGFGGTGGGVAAAGSGLVAAAPQPQAFIQQVPQLNMPNGPAGHIQVLGSFNGNAGPMMAINSLIRPTGGAVTNANSPGQQQVFAPMPAGQVSGMPFKGCGTHIPVQNIIIQRGGLTAAGQPQALIRPIQPKPLQPGGGQTVYNIGNLGLQANVNATAGANAAYAATGSPQAAQQVKVVGQPGSIVVHSSLGQQGQHQQPQQQTQQANQFLLPNTLSLAPGSSVQGFQAVNGQLVDHQQQQQQQAGVVPSSSSIATTYAILPTHSGAVQLIAGGQSLSAGGATTGQLIVNQGVMATGMATATPTGSAAVGQMSPTMVAQVRQGGVGVAPKVWTTVSSAQSSPSPVGQVQVTPQTQTRLTLVSSSGQGGPPQARPQGAAQRLLVPVQQNAAGGTGGGVQELHFEMQAVPSGQDSGQKSQPQLVNLLGTKGGKIVTSIKQETPCLTGTQVNPQKRPAPQQLTRGGMVLQQLRDDHAGVSSSDPVPFSSVDDALHRLLPFHVFQGALPSQEEFDKVDEEFEAVASQVLKRTEAMVNKYRRLLMVEAERPSPSSEMVMIDRTFNQEERSNLTQDRRTVLVDPDGYLEDFCCTPRRPAPSATTHMDPYSPAGSPTALSPSGSYYGSHRGRGRGGKGGGEGGRGGGGGVHMEGLSHHTADSGYRTEYQPGFEDPGGGLVNQGHTGAAKNILELKKNQRCSNNNVISISTGYHQHQHQQSHPPHAHQHLHPHHPHYQVSSQASTLGPGQHSSAQLQVSDLGQSHGQVPPSEHSHQPLLESDSVLEAAVNSILEC is encoded by the exons GGTGGATCCGGTGCCGGCATCAaggacaccatcaccaccaccaccaaccacctgGGAGCCGGGGGCTTCAGCGATGGCGGCGAGTCGGGGGGGCTGCAGCTCTCCAACAGCCTGGCGTTCATCGAGGACGAGCTGGGGGGCGGCGCCCCGGGGGCCGGCGGGGACGCAGATGCCTCGCCCGGAGACGTGGACCTCGGGGGCGGCGAGGACGCACCCTTCGACATCCTCCAGAAATCGCTGCTGGAGGCGGACATCACGGAGCACACGCTGGCCCAGGAGGCCCTGTTGGAGTCCCAACCCCCCCCTGCTGCTGCCTCTGGAGTCCCAGCCACCGCCGCCACGACCGCCTTCGCCCCTCAGCTGGTCTCGGGGGGCTTCGGTGGGACCGGTGGAGGTGTGGCGGCGGCAGGGTCAGGGTTGGTAGCCGCAGCCCCTCAACCTCAGGCCTTCATCCAGCAAGTCCCCCAGCTCAACATGCCAAACGGCCCCGCGGGCCACATCCAAGTGCTGGGCTCGTTCAACGGCAACGCCGGTCCCATGATGGCCATCAACAGCCTCATCCGGCCCACGGGGGGCGCTGTGACGAACGCTAACAGCCCGGGCCAACAGCAGGTGTTTGCGCCCATGCCCGCCGGCCAGGTGTCCGGCATGCCGTTTAAAGGCTGCGGGACGCACATCCCCGTCCAGAACATTATCATCCAGAGAGGCGGGCTAACGGCGGCGGGGCAGCCCCAGGCGCTGATCAGGCCCATCCAGCCCAAGCCCCTTCAGCCCGGCGGGGGGCAGACTGTGTACAACATCGGCAACCTGGGCCTCCAGGCCAACGTCAACGCCACCGCGGGTGCCAACGCTGCCTACGCCGCCACCGGGTCACCGCAGGCGGCACAGCAGGTGAAGGTGGTCGGCCAGCCGGGCAGCATCGTGGTCCACTCAAGCCTCGGACAGCAAG GTCAACAtcagcagccccagcagcagaCCCAGCAGGCCAATCAGTTCCTGCTGCCCAACACCCTCTCCCTGGCCCCCGGCTCCTCCGTGCAGGGCTTCCAGGCCGTCAACGGGCAGCTTGTGgaccaccaacagcagcagcagcagcaggcgggtgtggtgccctcctcctcctccatcgccaCCACCTACGCCATCCTGCCCACCCACAGCGGCGCGGTGCAGCTGATCGCCGGGGGCCAGAGCTTATCGGCGGGCGGTGCCACGACCGGCCAGCTGATTGTCAACCAGGGGGTGATGGCGACAGGCATGGCGACCGCGACTCCGACGGGGTCGGCAGCGGTGGGGCAGATGTCTCCAACCATGGTGGCGCAAGTTCGACAAGGGGGTGTAGGAGTGGCGCCTAAAGTGTGGACGACGGTCAGTTCGGCACAGTCCAGCCCTTCACCTGTCGGGCAGGTGCAGGTGACCCCTCAGACTCAGACGCGGCTAACGCTGGTGAGCTCCTCGGGCCAGGGGGGCCCCCCCCAGGCCAGGCCACAGGGGGCGGCGCAGCGCCTACTAGTGCCTGTGCAGCAGAATGCAGCTGGGGGGACTGGTGGCGGAGTTCAGGAGTTGCATTTTGAAATGCAGGCTGTGCCTTCGGGTCAG GACTCTGGTCAGAAAAGTCAGCCTCAGTTGGTCAATCTACTTGGTACCAAAG GTGGGAAGATAGTGACCTCTATCAAGCAGGAGACTCCATGTCTGACCGGCACGCAA GTCAACCCACAGAAGAGGCCAGCCCCTCAGCAGCTCACAAGAGGAGGAAT GGTGCTGCAGCAGCTGAGGGACGACCACGCAGGAGTGTCCTCGTCAGACCCCGTCCCCTTCTCCTCTGTGGACGACGCGCTGCACAGGCTGCTGCCCTTCCACGTGTTCCAGGGGGCCCTGCCCAGCCAAGAGGAGTTCGATAAAG TGGACGAGGAGTTTGAGGCGGTGGCCTCCCAGGTTCTGAAGAGAACTGAAGCCATGGTGAACAAATATCGCCGCCTGCTGATGGTGGAGGCAGAG CGTCCAAGTCCTTCGTCAGAAATGGTAATGATCGACAGGACGTTTAATCAAGAGGAAAGGAGCAACTTGACGCAGGACAGAAGAACAGTCCTCGTAGACCCAG ATGGATACTTAGAGGATTTCTGTTGCACACCCAGGCGACCGGCCCCAAGCGCCACCACCCACATGGACCCATACAGTCCGGCGGGGTCCCCCACGGCCCTAAGCCCCAGTGGCAGCTACTACGGAAGTCACCGGGgtcgggggagaggaggaaagggaggaggagaaggaggaaggggaggaggaggaggagtacacaTGGAGGGTTTGAGCCACCACACTGCAGACTCTGGTTACAGGACAGAGTACCAGCCGGGTTTTGAGGACCCGGGTGGGGGGTTGGTGAACCAGGGCCACACGGGGGCCGCAAAGAACATTCTGGAACTGAAGAAGAACCAGAGGTGTAGCAACAACAATGTGATCAGCATCAGCACCGgttaccaccaacaccaacaccaacaatcGCACCCTCCTCACGCACACCAACACCTGCATCCACACCACCCCCACTACCAGGTCTCCTCTCAAGCCTCAACCCTAGGGCCCGGCCAGCACAGCTCTGCCCAGCTGCAGGTGTCCGACCTGGGCCAGAGCCACGGACAAGTCCCCCCCTCAGAGCACAGTCACCAGCCACTGTTGGAATCAGACTCTGTCTTGGAGGCTGCCGTGAATAGTATATTAGAATGTTAG
- the si:dkey-21c1.4 gene encoding uncharacterized protein si:dkey-21c1.4: protein MTVQTPSPKHDQHFKPSRSGAKVQIHFPEEVKTSRQVRGKDTTNVKVTDSVVSHGYKVVKTSVWDHIKASLLSRKYGGTIATVSLSRRTITEPVVGKPVRPTLADSDVSVQLPQSFVNTEVAAPLTSEGIKHTDSTRPIAPPPSLSSQARSTQSLYASQGAATSLSPETIEWMSKATAGYVGMKVYRPPGRAPLGHELDWMRPNNEPPELPNSPPVPVPLAERRLADVTMSELGPWLVDRIPQSPREGVALVNNSWQWYYRRYIDVRKGGVGGIGMLLAGYCLLSYVWCYPHLKHERWRKYH, encoded by the exons ATGACCGTGCAAACGCCTAGCCCCAAACACGACCAGCATTTTAAACCCTCCAGATCTGGCGCCAAAGTCCAAATACATTTCCCCGAAGAGGTCAAGACAAGTCGGCAGGTCCGAGGCAAAGATACGACAAACGTCAAAGTGACGGACAGTGTTGTGTCACACGGTTACAAAGTGGTGAAAACGAGCGTGTGGGACCACATCAAGGCTAGTCTTCTGAGCCGAAAATATGGAGGGACCATCGCCACTGTGTCCTTGTCCAGGAGGACTATCACTGAACCTGTCGTTGGCAAACCAGTCAGGCCGACCTTGGCTGACAGTGACGTGAGCGTACAGTTACCTCAGTCCTTTGTCAATACTGAGGTGGCTGCTCCACTGACTTCAGAAGGCATAAAACACACAGACTCCACAAGGCCTATTGCACCTCCACCATCTCTTTCTTCTCAGGCCAGGTCCACCCAGAGCCTCTATGCATCCCAGGGTGCAGCTACGAGCTTGAGCCCTGAAACCATAGAGTGGATGTCAAAGGCCACAGCAG GTTATGTTGGTATGAAGGTGTACAGGCCTCCAGGCAGAGCTCCTCTGGGACATGAACTCGACTGGATGAGGCCCAACAATGAACCTCCAGAACTGCCCAACTCTCCACCAG tacCAGTGCCCCTGGCAGAGAGGAGACTTGCAGATGTGACCATGAGTGAACTGGGTCCCTGGCTAGTGGATCGAATACCCCAGTCTCCAAGAGAAGGGGTGGCGCTGGTGAACAACA GTTGGCAGTGGTATTACAGGCGGTACATTGACGTCCGGAAGGGTGGCGTTGGTGGAATTGGAATGCTGCTAGCTGGCTACTGCCTTTTAAGCTATGTGTGGTGTTACCCACATTTAA AACATGAACGCTGGAGGAAGTATCACTGA